The following coding sequences lie in one Fibrobacter sp. UWT2 genomic window:
- a CDS encoding radical SAM protein has protein sequence MHRITLLTNPDKCNLRCALCFLRQRGIVSYAGEMPFETAKAAIEKYAADLDESGKPLLKEVIPSTMGEPLLYSKFEDLMHLCEMSGVKINLTTNGTFPSKWGTPSVMFELVQACSDIKVSTLAYEMGGFLRNLWRENVEKLIACRKRRLDSSATISLQVTLHRENHQDYKDLVSWAEKAGVHRIKWNPAVFIPDSAILERRFKLSKEELDSLRHELLEGSLHSDKIKYEGSLFLEDPTESCPMSGSCEKCPFTDEVWIWPDGHEDHCPNPKRRWAKI, from the coding sequence GTGCATCGTATTACTCTACTTACCAACCCCGACAAGTGCAATCTACGTTGCGCCCTCTGCTTTTTAAGGCAACGTGGCATCGTCTCCTACGCTGGAGAAATGCCCTTTGAAACCGCCAAGGCCGCCATCGAAAAATACGCCGCCGACCTTGACGAATCCGGAAAGCCCCTACTCAAGGAAGTCATCCCCTCCACCATGGGGGAACCTTTACTTTATTCAAAATTTGAAGATTTGATGCATCTTTGCGAAATGAGCGGCGTCAAGATAAACCTCACCACCAACGGGACTTTCCCCAGCAAGTGGGGCACGCCTTCGGTCATGTTCGAACTGGTTCAAGCCTGTAGCGACATCAAAGTCAGCACACTCGCTTACGAAATGGGCGGATTCCTGCGCAACTTGTGGCGCGAAAACGTCGAAAAACTCATCGCATGCCGCAAGCGCCGACTAGATTCCAGTGCCACCATTTCATTGCAAGTGACATTGCACCGCGAGAACCATCAAGACTACAAGGATCTCGTCTCCTGGGCCGAAAAAGCAGGCGTCCATCGCATCAAATGGAATCCGGCCGTATTCATCCCGGATTCGGCAATCCTCGAAAGGCGTTTCAAGCTAAGCAAGGAAGAACTTGATTCCCTCCGCCACGAACTTCTTGAAGGTTCTCTCCATTCGGACAAAATCAAGTACGAAGGTTCCCTATTCCTGGAAGACCCCACAGAATCCTGCCCCATGAGCGGATCCTGCGAAAAATGTCCTTTTACAGATGAAGTCTGGATTTGGCCAGATGGTCACGAGGACCACTGCCCCAATCCCAAAAGACGCTGGGCTAAAATCTAG
- a CDS encoding NAD(P)/FAD-dependent oxidoreductase encodes MTDMLILGYGPAGISAALYGLRAGLSVQLVGKDGGALAKAHMIQNYYGLEKPLSGEELLEVGHKQAIALGAQIIDDEITDLMFDGTGFSAKGLVGEYHGKVCIMATGAARNKHPVAGMAELEGHGVSYCAVCDAFFYRQKNVAVLGSGEYALHEVQELLPVVKSVTLLTNGAALATSFPPSVRIENRHLQSLVGEGQFKGVHYEDSTEEEFDGLFVALGSASATDLAKKAGAGFDGPTLVLDNDFQTTLPGLFAAGDCTGGTLQVAVAVGEGAKAGLAAIKYIREHRA; translated from the coding sequence ATGACAGATATGCTGATTTTGGGCTATGGTCCCGCCGGAATTTCAGCCGCTCTCTACGGATTGAGAGCCGGGTTGTCCGTTCAACTCGTCGGTAAAGACGGCGGAGCTCTCGCCAAAGCCCACATGATCCAGAACTACTACGGACTCGAAAAGCCCCTTAGCGGCGAAGAACTTCTAGAAGTGGGCCACAAGCAGGCAATAGCCCTGGGAGCCCAAATTATCGACGACGAAATCACCGACCTCATGTTTGACGGCACCGGATTTTCTGCCAAGGGCCTTGTCGGTGAATACCACGGAAAAGTCTGCATCATGGCAACTGGTGCCGCCCGCAACAAGCACCCGGTCGCCGGTATGGCAGAACTGGAAGGCCACGGCGTAAGCTACTGCGCCGTATGCGACGCTTTCTTCTACCGTCAGAAAAACGTGGCTGTTCTGGGTAGCGGCGAATACGCCCTCCACGAAGTCCAGGAACTTTTGCCCGTTGTCAAGAGTGTCACGCTCCTTACGAACGGAGCCGCCTTGGCCACATCGTTCCCGCCCAGTGTCCGCATCGAAAATCGTCACCTGCAATCCTTGGTTGGCGAAGGCCAGTTCAAGGGCGTGCATTACGAAGACAGCACCGAAGAAGAATTCGACGGACTCTTTGTCGCCCTCGGAAGTGCCAGCGCAACCGATCTCGCCAAGAAAGCCGGCGCAGGCTTTGACGGCCCCACACTGGTTCTCGACAACGATTTCCAGACAACGCTCCCCGGCCTTTTCGCTGCAGGCGACTGCACCGGCGGAACGCTCCAAGTTGCTGTTGCCGTAGGCGAAGGCGCCAAGGCAGGACTCGCCGCCATCAAGTACATCAGGGAGCATAGGGCCTGA
- a CDS encoding TldD/PmbA family protein, whose amino-acid sequence MNPSVAVKIFEAGKSAGADFVEIFEEETRSSMLGLKSSQIESATAGTEYGIGIRLIYGTEVLYGFTSDDSEEALVKLVQTLAFGRIAGQSAKPFEFAPQKRVADYNVDAFKDPRVLGQAVKQDFLFRADQAARKISDKVVQVGASVTDSCSTISLMNSEGLNLSMNRARLRVNVTVTVSDGTERLTTHEAPGALGGYELLANYSPEALSTEAAERVLRMLSAGYIKGGQMPVVMGNGFGGVIFHEACGHPLETESVRRGASPFCGKLGEAIGQPCLTAIDDGTMDGVWGSLKYDDEGTPAQRTTLIENGILKTYMSDRVGAKEVGIGLTGSARRESYKYAPVSRMRNTFIAPGKDTLDSMIASVDNGLYAARMAGGSVNPATGEFNFAVDEGYVIRNGKICEPVRGAALIGKGHEIMPRISMVGSDWDVAAGVCGASSGHVPVTVGQPSIKVDQILVGGR is encoded by the coding sequence TTGAATCCTTCTGTTGCAGTTAAAATTTTTGAAGCAGGCAAGAGTGCCGGTGCGGATTTTGTCGAGATTTTTGAAGAAGAAACTCGCAGTTCGATGCTTGGACTGAAGTCGAGCCAAATTGAATCTGCAACAGCTGGAACCGAATACGGCATAGGCATCCGTCTGATTTACGGAACCGAGGTGCTTTACGGCTTTACCAGCGACGATTCCGAAGAGGCCCTGGTAAAACTCGTACAAACTCTCGCTTTTGGCCGCATTGCAGGCCAGTCTGCGAAACCCTTTGAATTTGCACCGCAAAAGCGCGTTGCAGATTACAATGTGGATGCATTCAAGGATCCCCGCGTGCTGGGGCAGGCGGTGAAGCAGGACTTCTTGTTCCGCGCAGATCAGGCTGCCCGCAAAATTTCGGATAAAGTAGTGCAGGTGGGTGCCTCGGTGACGGATTCTTGCTCCACGATTTCGCTGATGAATAGCGAAGGGCTGAATTTGTCGATGAATCGCGCTCGTTTACGTGTAAACGTGACGGTGACGGTTTCTGATGGAACCGAAAGATTGACCACCCACGAAGCGCCCGGTGCCTTGGGCGGCTATGAACTTTTGGCTAATTATTCGCCTGAAGCGTTGTCTACCGAAGCCGCCGAGCGCGTGCTCCGTATGCTTTCGGCAGGCTACATTAAGGGTGGCCAGATGCCTGTGGTGATGGGTAACGGCTTTGGCGGCGTGATTTTCCACGAAGCTTGCGGACATCCGCTGGAAACGGAATCGGTCCGTCGCGGCGCAAGCCCGTTCTGTGGAAAATTGGGTGAGGCTATTGGCCAACCCTGCTTAACCGCTATTGATGACGGTACCATGGATGGTGTGTGGGGTAGCCTTAAGTACGATGACGAAGGTACTCCGGCTCAGCGCACAACCTTGATTGAAAACGGTATCTTGAAGACTTATATGAGCGACCGCGTGGGTGCCAAGGAAGTGGGAATTGGCCTTACGGGTTCTGCCCGTCGCGAAAGCTACAAGTATGCACCTGTAAGCCGTATGCGCAATACGTTTATCGCCCCCGGTAAAGATACGCTCGATTCGATGATTGCAAGTGTCGATAACGGTCTTTATGCGGCTCGCATGGCGGGCGGTTCTGTGAATCCGGCGACGGGCGAATTTAATTTCGCGGTTGACGAAGGCTATGTGATTCGTAACGGCAAGATTTGCGAACCGGTACGCGGCGCGGCCCTCATTGGCAAAGGCCACGAAATCATGCCCCGCATTAGCATGGTGGGTTCCGACTGGGATGTGGCTGCCGGTGTTTGCGGAGCAAGCTCCGGCCATGTGCCCGTAACGGTGGGGCAGCCTTCGATTAAGGTAGACCAGATTCTGGTCGGCGGCCGCTAG